A section of the Pseudovibrio sp. M1P-2-3 genome encodes:
- a CDS encoding RebB family R body protein: MPDPTTVSPMITDAVTQANVKVVGEAPAMAMGSIYQSMAHSTGILFENAVSAAQQQTTLSQAATNQGVMQIYSMDTMAGAGATEKVGQSGESDNLATLLTVLNSFT, translated from the coding sequence ATGCCGGATCCTACAACCGTCAGCCCAATGATTACTGACGCCGTAACGCAAGCCAACGTGAAAGTCGTCGGGGAAGCACCAGCTATGGCCATGGGTAGTATTTACCAAAGCATGGCACACTCAACCGGAATTTTGTTTGAAAATGCTGTTTCAGCTGCCCAGCAGCAAACAACCCTATCGCAAGCCGCCACTAATCAAGGTGTCATGCAGATTTATTCAATGGACACAATGGCGGGCGCTGGTGCGACCGAAAAAGTTGGCCAGAGTGGCGAGTCAGATAACTTGGCTACCCTTCTTACTGTATTGAATTCATTCACCTAA
- a CDS encoding acetolactate synthase 3 large subunit, with protein MEREMTGAEMVLQAFRDQGVKHVFGYPGGAVLPIYDELIQQDDIEHILVRHEQGAGHAAEGYARSTGKAGVALVTSGPGATNMVTALTDAMLDSIPLVCITGQVPTNLIGTDAFQECDTVGITRPCTKHNWLVKRIEDLPRILHEAFYVATSGRPGPVVVDVPKDVQFATGKYESRKPNPSQHLSYHPPMKGDLNAIRAAVQLLSTARKPVFYTGGGVINSGPAASQLLRELVRMTGVPVTSTLMGLGAYPASGPEWLGMLGMHGTYEANMAMHDCDVMICIGARFDDRITGRLDAFSPDSKKVHIDIDPSSINKVVHVDIPIVGDIGYVLEDMIRVWRSSNMKMRKEVQEWKAQVNQWRARNCLAYKENSSVIMPQFALQRLSEALKGKDYYISTEVGQHQMWAAQFLGFEEPNRFLTSGGFGTMGYGLPAAIGAQVANPDSLCINVAGDASILMNIQEMSTAVQHGLAPKTFILNNSYMGMVRQWQQLLHGNRLSHSYTDSLPDFVKLAEAYGAKGIRVTKPHELDHAIQEMIETPGPVLFDCCVAQLANCFPMIPSGKAHNEMLLPDEATDEAVANAIGKEGKALV; from the coding sequence ATGGAACGGGAGATGACAGGCGCGGAAATGGTTCTCCAAGCCTTTCGGGATCAGGGCGTTAAGCATGTATTTGGCTATCCAGGTGGTGCGGTGCTGCCAATTTATGATGAGCTGATCCAGCAGGATGATATTGAACACATCCTCGTTCGCCATGAACAAGGGGCAGGACATGCCGCCGAAGGGTATGCACGCAGTACCGGAAAAGCAGGTGTCGCCCTTGTGACTTCAGGTCCGGGCGCTACTAATATGGTTACCGCGCTGACTGATGCCATGCTCGATTCCATTCCTCTTGTCTGCATAACAGGTCAGGTTCCAACCAATTTGATTGGTACGGATGCCTTCCAAGAGTGTGACACAGTGGGGATCACGCGCCCTTGTACCAAGCACAACTGGCTGGTTAAACGTATCGAAGACCTGCCTCGCATTCTTCATGAAGCTTTTTACGTGGCAACCAGTGGTCGCCCAGGCCCTGTTGTTGTAGACGTTCCAAAGGATGTTCAGTTCGCAACAGGCAAATATGAAAGCCGCAAACCTAACCCGTCCCAGCACCTAAGCTATCACCCGCCTATGAAAGGCGACTTGAACGCCATACGCGCAGCAGTCCAATTGCTCTCCACTGCACGCAAGCCCGTATTTTATACAGGTGGCGGCGTCATCAACTCCGGCCCGGCTGCCAGCCAGCTCCTGAGGGAACTGGTACGAATGACCGGTGTTCCTGTGACATCCACCTTGATGGGTCTGGGCGCCTATCCCGCATCCGGCCCTGAATGGCTCGGCATGTTGGGAATGCACGGCACCTATGAAGCCAACATGGCAATGCACGATTGCGACGTTATGATCTGCATTGGGGCGCGGTTTGATGACCGCATCACTGGCCGTTTGGATGCTTTCTCGCCAGACTCCAAAAAAGTACATATTGATATAGACCCCTCCTCCATCAACAAGGTTGTCCATGTGGACATCCCGATTGTTGGCGATATTGGGTATGTGCTGGAAGACATGATCCGTGTCTGGCGCTCCTCTAACATGAAGATGCGTAAAGAGGTTCAGGAGTGGAAGGCTCAGGTTAACCAGTGGCGCGCGCGCAATTGCTTGGCCTACAAGGAAAATTCATCGGTTATCATGCCCCAGTTCGCCTTGCAGCGTCTTAGTGAAGCACTTAAAGGCAAGGACTACTACATCTCAACCGAGGTAGGCCAACACCAGATGTGGGCCGCCCAGTTCCTAGGCTTTGAAGAGCCGAACCGCTTCTTGACATCTGGAGGCTTCGGGACAATGGGTTACGGACTACCTGCGGCAATCGGCGCGCAAGTGGCAAACCCGGATTCCTTATGCATTAACGTTGCCGGAGATGCTTCGATCTTGATGAATATTCAGGAAATGTCGACCGCAGTCCAGCATGGCTTAGCTCCCAAAACTTTTATTTTGAACAATAGTTACATGGGTATGGTTCGGCAGTGGCAGCAGTTGCTGCATGGCAACCGGCTTTCCCATTCTTACACCGACAGCCTGCCCGACTTTGTCAAACTGGCAGAGGCCTATGGCGCAAAAGGCATTCGGGTGACAAAGCCTCATGAACTGGATCACGCAATTCAGGAAATGATCGAAACACCGGGACCGGTCCTGTTCGATTGCTGTGTCGCTCAACTTGCCAATTGCTTTCCAATGATTCCATCGGGTAAAGCACATAATGAAATGCTGCTTCCTGATGAAGCAACTGATGAAGCTGTTGCCAACGCTATCGGCAAAGAAGGTAAAGCGCTTGTGTAA
- a CDS encoding CDK5 domain-containing protein, whose translation MNAKGDQPATAEDVDRNQAAAALQKTAQAAQKQIDETTQEFLNLKQQIPDFKKVIAEIKQQQSDLDKASTEVAQAAHQTMTKVEQSVKQISADVQREVSTLTSSLSGFSNPPQTNTQATQANAAQHPPNSPTYSGSVTPQQVADALRKVIQSEVNSVINSSLAPLTSQLKSIIENKENK comes from the coding sequence ATGAATGCAAAGGGAGACCAACCAGCAACTGCAGAGGACGTCGATAGAAACCAAGCGGCGGCCGCCCTTCAAAAAACAGCACAAGCCGCCCAAAAGCAAATCGACGAGACAACACAGGAGTTTTTGAATCTCAAGCAACAGATACCAGATTTCAAAAAGGTCATTGCAGAGATAAAACAGCAGCAAAGCGACTTAGACAAAGCCAGTACGGAAGTTGCGCAGGCCGCCCATCAAACTATGACCAAGGTTGAGCAGAGCGTTAAACAAATATCTGCGGATGTCCAGCGAGAGGTCAGCACCCTCACCTCATCCCTGTCTGGTTTCAGCAATCCACCTCAAACCAACACCCAAGCTACGCAAGCAAATGCAGCTCAACACCCCCCGAATAGTCCAACCTATTCGGGCAGCGTGACACCACAGCAAGTAGCCGACGCACTCCGCAAAGTTATTCAATCAGAAGTAAACTCAGTTATAAACAGCAGCCTTGCACCACTTACTTCTCAATTAAAAAGTATAATTGAAAATAAAGAGAACAAATAG
- a CDS encoding RebB family R body protein, producing the protein MADDTVNSQITDAVTQTNVKVVAEAPSQAMASLYQVVSNATGLSVQNATHSQQAMNQISTAVVSKGVQLIMEIAAK; encoded by the coding sequence ATGGCAGATGACACAGTTAATTCTCAAATCACCGATGCAGTCACACAGACAAATGTGAAAGTTGTCGCTGAAGCTCCCTCCCAAGCAATGGCAAGCCTTTATCAGGTGGTAAGCAATGCAACAGGCCTGTCGGTTCAAAACGCCACACATTCCCAGCAAGCCATGAACCAGATCTCCACTGCAGTGGTTTCCAAAGGCGTTCAGCTGATCATGGAGATTGCCGCCAAGTAA
- a CDS encoding RNA polymerase sigma factor, protein MLLLNQDELQNIDNKSLSILWDNWIKHKKNLKGKAMRLTGGDPDAAEELLSATILKAANHFEHKEVDLREPRAFFLYALKNEFISQYRKKKYEFQYRISEIDVYEDRLSFANNLTTEQDHQLQRRQQLGEVQQALTTLPDIYQRIFTMKFVEERSYPEISEDLEISQALARKRVQFLRQKLRHLVKWNYPSSL, encoded by the coding sequence ATGCTTTTATTAAACCAAGATGAACTTCAAAATATAGACAATAAAAGCCTATCTATATTATGGGACAACTGGATAAAACACAAAAAAAATCTAAAAGGAAAAGCAATGCGACTTACAGGTGGCGACCCCGATGCTGCAGAAGAGCTCCTGTCAGCCACAATACTAAAAGCCGCAAACCACTTTGAACACAAAGAGGTTGACCTGCGTGAGCCCCGCGCCTTCTTCCTATATGCTCTTAAAAACGAATTCATAAGCCAATACCGAAAGAAAAAATATGAATTTCAATACAGAATTTCCGAAATAGACGTCTATGAAGACAGGCTGTCCTTCGCAAATAACCTGACAACAGAGCAAGACCATCAACTTCAACGCAGGCAGCAACTGGGAGAGGTTCAACAGGCCTTAACAACCCTTCCAGATATTTACCAGCGCATCTTTACTATGAAATTCGTAGAGGAGCGGTCTTATCCTGAAATTTCTGAGGACTTGGAAATTTCTCAGGCTCTTGCGAGAAAACGTGTCCAGTTCCTAAGGCAAAAGCTCCGGCATCTCGTAAAGTGGAATTACCCATCCAGTCTTTGA
- the ald gene encoding alanine dehydrogenase, giving the protein MRIGVPKEIKDNEYRVGLTPASVREVVTHGHEVAVESGAGLGIGVSDNEYIAAGAQIRANAAEVFEQSEMIVKVKEPQAVERRMLRSDQVLFTYLHLAPDAEQTKDLVDSGAVCIAYETVQDSKGTLPLLAPMSQVAGRLSIQAGATALQKANGGRGVLLGGVPGVEPAKVVVIGGGVVGSHAITMAIGLGADVTVLDRDLDVLASLSKQFGSSLKTVYSTYASLEEYVVSADLVVGAVLVAGAAAPKLVTRDHVSAMRAGSVLVDVAIDQGGCFETSRPTTHTNPTYIVDDVVHYCVANMPGSVARTSTYALNNATLPYVLGLADNGYKAALRNIPGFLSGLNVYRGVVCEESVAKNLGYEFVSPDMALND; this is encoded by the coding sequence ATGCGTATAGGTGTGCCAAAAGAGATTAAGGACAATGAGTACCGTGTTGGCCTCACACCGGCGAGCGTGCGGGAAGTTGTGACCCACGGTCATGAAGTTGCGGTGGAATCTGGTGCGGGTTTAGGCATTGGTGTATCTGACAATGAGTATATTGCCGCAGGTGCACAGATTAGAGCAAACGCTGCGGAAGTGTTCGAGCAATCAGAGATGATTGTTAAGGTGAAAGAGCCTCAGGCAGTTGAGCGCCGCATGTTACGTTCGGATCAAGTGTTGTTCACCTATCTCCATCTGGCGCCGGATGCGGAACAAACCAAGGATCTGGTTGATTCAGGTGCCGTCTGTATCGCTTATGAAACAGTGCAGGACAGTAAGGGAACCCTGCCGCTTCTAGCTCCTATGTCTCAAGTTGCGGGCCGTTTATCCATACAAGCTGGTGCAACTGCTTTGCAAAAGGCAAATGGTGGGCGCGGTGTTCTTTTGGGCGGTGTTCCTGGTGTTGAGCCTGCCAAGGTTGTTGTAATCGGCGGCGGCGTCGTAGGTTCTCACGCCATTACCATGGCAATCGGCCTTGGTGCGGATGTGACAGTTTTGGATCGTGATTTGGATGTTCTGGCAAGCCTATCCAAGCAGTTTGGTTCATCCTTGAAAACCGTATATTCAACCTATGCCAGTCTTGAAGAATATGTAGTCTCGGCCGACCTTGTTGTCGGAGCGGTTCTGGTGGCTGGAGCTGCAGCTCCGAAGTTAGTGACGCGTGATCATGTGAGCGCTATGAGAGCAGGTAGTGTGCTTGTGGATGTGGCAATTGATCAAGGGGGGTGTTTTGAAACTTCTCGGCCAACAACACATACTAACCCGACCTACATTGTAGATGATGTGGTCCACTATTGTGTAGCCAATATGCCAGGCTCGGTTGCAAGAACATCAACTTATGCCTTGAACAACGCAACGTTGCCCTACGTCCTGGGCCTTGCGGACAATGGGTACAAGGCGGCACTGCGTAACATCCCCGGCTTCTTGAGCGGGTTGAATGTGTACAGGGGTGTCGTGTGCGAAGAGAGTGTTGCCAAAAATCTTGGTTATGAGTTTGTGTCTCCAGATATGGCTTTGAACGATTAG
- a CDS encoding ABC transporter ATP-binding protein, producing the protein MLELRDVSMLVGGVYHTRNVSMKLERGSLNVLLGPTLSGKTSLMRLMAGLDKPTSGQILVEGKDVTGLSVRKRDVAMVYQQFINYPALTVYENIASPMRVEGKSKSYIDKEVRRAADLLKLTPYLDRTPLNMSGGQQQRTALARALVKGAHLVLMDEPLANLDYKLREELRAELPKIFAEAGSVFVYATTEPSEALLLGGSTATLHHGYVSQFGSTLGVYSNPQDLVTAQTFSDPPLNTLSAVKKDNSFVLSSGRRISVTPAQMSLPDGKYTIGIRPHQLYMRAPNENAVSLGAHVVVSEITGSESFIHLDCLGERWVALTHGIHNHEQGEEVHIFVDANTFLLFDENGKRAAPALQAA; encoded by the coding sequence ATGTTAGAGTTAAGAGACGTCAGCATGCTCGTTGGCGGCGTCTATCACACACGCAATGTGTCTATGAAGCTTGAGCGCGGATCGCTCAATGTTCTTTTGGGACCGACACTTTCCGGTAAGACTAGTTTGATGCGCTTGATGGCGGGGTTGGATAAACCCACATCTGGTCAGATTCTCGTTGAGGGTAAGGATGTAACTGGGCTTTCTGTTCGAAAGCGCGACGTTGCAATGGTTTACCAGCAGTTCATTAACTACCCTGCATTGACGGTTTATGAAAATATCGCCTCGCCAATGCGCGTGGAAGGAAAGTCCAAGAGTTATATCGACAAGGAAGTTCGCCGTGCGGCCGACCTGTTGAAGCTGACACCTTATCTGGACCGGACACCATTGAATATGTCTGGTGGCCAGCAGCAGCGTACAGCTCTTGCCCGTGCGCTGGTTAAAGGAGCGCATCTTGTTCTGATGGATGAGCCTCTGGCAAACCTTGATTATAAGCTTCGCGAAGAGCTGCGGGCTGAACTTCCCAAGATTTTTGCGGAAGCCGGTTCAGTGTTCGTTTATGCAACGACTGAACCTTCTGAAGCACTTCTTCTGGGTGGTAGTACTGCAACTTTGCATCATGGGTATGTTAGCCAGTTTGGCTCTACACTGGGCGTTTATAGTAACCCTCAAGACCTTGTAACTGCCCAGACTTTCTCCGATCCTCCGCTCAATACGCTTTCAGCTGTCAAAAAAGACAATAGCTTTGTGCTTTCCAGCGGCCGTCGGATTTCCGTGACACCTGCTCAGATGAGCTTGCCAGACGGAAAGTACACAATCGGCATCCGTCCGCACCAGCTGTACATGCGAGCACCAAATGAGAATGCTGTGAGCTTGGGCGCCCATGTGGTTGTCTCCGAGATCACCGGCTCGGAAAGTTTCATTCACTTGGATTGTTTGGGCGAACGCTGGGTTGCTCTGACCCACGGCATTCACAATCACGAACAAGGTGAAGAAGTGCACATTTTCGTGGACGCCAACACTTTCCTTCTTTTCGATGAAAACGGCAAGCGTGCCGCGCCTGCTCTGCAGGCAGCTTAA
- a CDS encoding SMP-30/gluconolactonase/LRE family protein, which produces MHIFTRFHDSTYKLAESIQWDSQSNRLFYCDIIGQSIHALDWNSKRRESWDFPKPVGSFGLCKDGGLVIAMGDEIVLFRTENGKQETIAHIESDNNRTRLNDGKVGPDGSFWVGTMDDTPAREPIAALYRVDASGNVHTIETDIRVSNGLAWTKEGTRMFHSDSSAGWVNTYDFDPKTGQPSNRARFLQLDNTLGRPDGATVDAEGNYWSAGVSAGNLNCFSPSGELIQSYAMPVPKPTMPCFAGPDMKTLVVTSLQPDTATLQKYPLSGSLFSMKADDYQGVEGFRFG; this is translated from the coding sequence ATGCATATATTTACCCGTTTCCATGATAGCACTTACAAACTCGCCGAGAGCATTCAATGGGATAGCCAAAGCAATCGCCTGTTCTACTGCGACATAATCGGGCAATCCATTCACGCCTTGGATTGGAACTCGAAAAGAAGGGAAAGCTGGGACTTCCCCAAACCCGTTGGTTCTTTCGGCCTATGCAAAGACGGAGGACTTGTCATAGCTATGGGGGACGAGATCGTACTGTTCCGCACGGAGAACGGGAAGCAGGAGACAATCGCCCACATTGAAAGCGATAACAATCGAACCCGGTTAAACGACGGAAAAGTTGGCCCTGACGGATCCTTCTGGGTCGGAACCATGGACGATACGCCCGCCCGTGAGCCCATTGCAGCACTCTACCGTGTGGATGCAAGTGGCAATGTACATACAATAGAAACGGATATCCGCGTCTCCAATGGACTGGCCTGGACGAAAGAAGGGACACGCATGTTCCATTCCGACAGTTCCGCAGGATGGGTAAACACCTATGATTTTGACCCCAAAACAGGCCAGCCATCCAACCGCGCACGCTTCCTTCAACTGGACAACACACTTGGTAGACCCGATGGCGCAACTGTAGACGCAGAGGGGAATTACTGGTCTGCCGGTGTATCTGCAGGCAATCTCAATTGCTTCTCTCCTTCGGGAGAACTTATCCAATCCTATGCTATGCCAGTCCCGAAGCCCACAATGCCCTGCTTTGCAGGACCAGACATGAAAACGCTTGTTGTCACCTCTTTGCAGCCAGACACGGCAACTTTACAAAAATACCCACTATCTGGAAGTCTGTTCTCCATGAAGGCGGACGACTACCAAGGAGTTGAGGGGTTTCGTTTTGGCTAG
- a CDS encoding Lrp/AsnC family transcriptional regulator encodes MKNNRYTLDRIDRKILNLLQVDGRISNAELAERINLSPSACLRRVKSLEASGVIDRYVALLNPQKLGLNMSVFVEISLGSQSKEALETFETAVRKSTEIMECHLMGGDADYLLRIMAEDPADFERIHRDHLSQLPGVIKMRSSFAIRSISNRTAYSMHSTG; translated from the coding sequence ATGAAAAATAATAGGTACACATTGGACCGCATCGATCGAAAAATCCTCAACCTTCTTCAAGTTGACGGTCGCATCTCCAACGCAGAATTGGCCGAACGTATTAACCTATCCCCTTCCGCCTGCCTAAGACGGGTCAAGTCTTTGGAAGCATCTGGCGTTATCGACCGGTATGTTGCCTTGCTCAACCCGCAAAAGCTGGGCTTGAATATGAGCGTATTCGTGGAAATCTCACTCGGCTCCCAGTCCAAAGAAGCTCTGGAGACCTTCGAAACTGCCGTTCGCAAATCTACTGAAATTATGGAGTGCCATCTGATGGGGGGAGATGCTGACTACCTCCTTCGTATCATGGCAGAGGACCCGGCTGATTTTGAACGTATTCACCGAGATCATCTTTCTCAGTTACCTGGCGTCATCAAAATGCGAAGTTCATTCGCCATTCGATCCATCTCCAATCGTACGGCTTATTCCATGCACTCTACCGGCTAA
- a CDS encoding ABC transporter ATP-binding protein yields the protein MARIDLNHIRHSYKPNPQNDADYALKEVHHTFDDGGAYALLGPSGCGKTTLLNIISGILRPSEGDLLFDGVSVRDLPTRARNIAQVFQFPVIYDTMSVYDNLAFPLRNRKMAEPDVDKKVREILKIIDLEAKAKRKAQGLTADEKQKISLGRGLVRSDVNAILFDEPLTVIDPHMKWVLRSQLKTLHKQFGYSMVYVTHDQTEALTFADKVVVMHDGQVVQIGTPDELFQRPQHTFVGYFIGSPGMNVMPCNVGNASVRVGEHTINLPHYANASAVTGKTELGIRPEFVSLSRDKEGLPISVKAVEDIGRYRIVRGNMDGIELNAIVLEGEEIPESPKAVFNEDKLNLYANDWLVSRGA from the coding sequence ATGGCACGTATAGACCTAAATCATATTCGCCACTCTTATAAGCCAAACCCGCAAAATGATGCGGACTATGCTCTTAAAGAAGTGCATCACACATTCGATGATGGTGGAGCCTATGCTCTGCTAGGGCCTTCAGGCTGTGGCAAGACGACGCTTTTGAACATCATCTCCGGCATTTTGCGTCCATCAGAAGGGGACCTTCTGTTTGACGGTGTTTCTGTGCGCGATTTGCCTACACGAGCTCGCAATATTGCGCAGGTTTTCCAGTTCCCTGTCATTTACGACACTATGAGTGTTTACGACAATCTGGCATTTCCGTTGCGCAACCGCAAAATGGCCGAGCCGGACGTGGACAAAAAGGTTCGCGAGATCCTTAAAATTATCGATCTTGAAGCCAAAGCAAAACGGAAAGCGCAAGGGCTGACAGCCGATGAGAAACAGAAGATTTCTCTTGGGCGTGGTCTGGTTCGTTCTGACGTGAACGCGATTTTGTTCGATGAACCACTGACGGTTATTGATCCGCATATGAAATGGGTTCTGCGCTCTCAGCTGAAAACCCTACATAAGCAGTTCGGATACTCAATGGTTTATGTGACCCATGACCAGACCGAAGCGCTGACATTTGCAGACAAGGTTGTGGTGATGCACGATGGGCAAGTGGTCCAGATCGGCACTCCTGATGAGTTATTCCAGCGTCCACAGCATACGTTTGTCGGTTACTTCATCGGCTCTCCGGGCATGAATGTCATGCCATGTAATGTGGGCAATGCTTCTGTGCGCGTTGGCGAACACACCATCAACTTGCCGCACTATGCGAATGCATCCGCTGTTACAGGGAAAACAGAACTGGGTATTCGCCCGGAATTTGTGAGCCTTAGCAGAGACAAGGAAGGGCTGCCTATTTCCGTGAAAGCGGTTGAGGATATCGGTCGCTACCGCATTGTACGCGGTAATATGGATGGCATCGAGTTGAATGCAATTGTTCTTGAGGGTGAGGAAATCCCTGAAAGTCCAAAGGCTGTATTCAATGAAGATAAATTGAATCTCTATGCCAATGACTGGCTGGTAAGTAGGGGGGCTTAG
- a CDS encoding RebB family R body protein: MPDPTTVNPMITDAVTQSNVKVVGEAPAMAMGSIFQSMAHSTGILFENAVSASQQQNTLAQAATNQGVMQIYSMDTMAGAGATEKVAQSGTADNLSTLLTVLNSFGGGR; the protein is encoded by the coding sequence ATGCCAGATCCGACAACCGTCAACCCGATGATCACGGATGCAGTCACCCAGTCAAATGTTAAAGTGGTTGGCGAAGCTCCCGCCATGGCTATGGGAAGTATTTTCCAAAGCATGGCCCACTCAACCGGCATTCTTTTTGAGAACGCCGTCTCCGCATCCCAACAGCAAAACACTCTAGCTCAAGCAGCTACAAACCAGGGCGTTATGCAGATCTACTCCATGGACACCATGGCAGGGGCTGGAGCAACTGAAAAAGTCGCCCAAAGCGGAACTGCTGATAATCTGTCCACTTTGTTGACAGTGCTAAATTCATTCGGCGGCGGCAGATAA
- a CDS encoding carbohydrate ABC transporter permease has translation MGKTYNNKAWFMVLPVLLLVAFSAVIPLMTVVNYAFQDTFGNNQFFWAGTEWFQELLQSERFFNALVRNLAFSFIILAIEIPLGIIIALNMPKKGWGVPVCLVMMALPLLVPWNVVGTIWQVFGRVDIGLLGHTLNALGIDYNYSQDSVAAWITIVVMDVWHWTSLVVLLCYAGLVSIPEAYYQAARIDGASKWAVFRYIQLPKMHGVLLIAVLLRFMDSFMIYTEPFVVTGGGPGNSTTFLSIDLVKMAIGQFDVGPAAAMSLVYFLIILLFSWVFYTIMTNVGEEKQQQVGE, from the coding sequence ATGGGCAAGACCTATAATAACAAAGCCTGGTTCATGGTGCTGCCAGTGCTTCTACTGGTTGCGTTTTCTGCTGTCATTCCATTGATGACGGTTGTGAACTACGCGTTTCAAGATACCTTTGGAAATAACCAGTTCTTTTGGGCTGGTACGGAGTGGTTTCAAGAATTGCTGCAATCTGAGCGCTTTTTCAACGCTTTGGTCCGCAACTTGGCCTTCTCCTTTATTATTTTGGCAATTGAAATTCCCTTGGGAATTATAATTGCCCTTAACATGCCCAAAAAAGGCTGGGGTGTTCCCGTCTGTTTGGTCATGATGGCACTGCCATTGTTGGTGCCGTGGAACGTGGTTGGCACTATCTGGCAGGTATTCGGCCGCGTTGACATTGGTTTGTTGGGGCACACGCTCAACGCTTTGGGGATTGATTACAACTACTCCCAAGACTCAGTTGCTGCTTGGATCACTATTGTGGTCATGGATGTATGGCACTGGACAAGCCTGGTAGTTCTTCTGTGTTATGCTGGTCTGGTTTCTATTCCAGAGGCATACTATCAGGCTGCTCGTATTGATGGTGCATCCAAGTGGGCGGTATTCCGCTACATTCAGCTCCCAAAGATGCATGGCGTTCTCCTGATCGCAGTTCTACTGCGCTTCATGGACAGCTTCATGATCTACACCGAACCATTCGTGGTAACCGGTGGTGGGCCTGGTAACTCAACAACCTTCCTCTCAATTGACCTCGTGAAAATGGCCATTGGCCAGTTTGATGTGGGACCGGCTGCGGCTATGTCTCTGGTCTACTTCCTGATCATTCTTCTGTTCTCATGGGTGTTCTACACAATCATGACGAATGTGGGCGAAGAGAAGCAGCAGCAGGTGGGAGAATAA
- the trhO gene encoding oxygen-dependent tRNA uridine(34) hydroxylase TrhO, which translates to MTSYLVAALYKFVELKDFENMKAPLHAFCEELGIRGSILLAKEGINGTVSGEEEAVKKLLAHLQSDPRLSDLSHKESWAKRIPFRRMRVRLKVEIVRMGVDGIDPNSKVGTYVPPEEWNKLISDPDTVVIDTRNDYETILGTFKGAVDPDTQNFQQFPEWVKNSKEVNGPNKSKKIAMFCTGGIRCEKASALMLEEGYEEVYHLQGGILNYLEKIPENESLWKGECFVFDDRVSVDHSLEAGWGHDLPEKTKDVLSEYMINQEKSRSS; encoded by the coding sequence ATGACATCTTATCTTGTAGCTGCGCTCTACAAATTTGTAGAGCTTAAAGACTTTGAAAACATGAAAGCCCCCCTCCACGCGTTCTGTGAAGAACTCGGCATACGGGGGAGTATCCTTCTTGCGAAAGAAGGCATAAACGGCACCGTTTCCGGCGAGGAGGAGGCCGTTAAAAAACTTCTAGCACACTTACAAAGTGATCCACGCCTTAGCGACCTCTCCCATAAGGAATCTTGGGCGAAGCGCATTCCATTTCGCCGCATGAGAGTGCGCCTAAAAGTTGAAATCGTTCGCATGGGAGTGGACGGCATTGATCCCAATAGTAAAGTGGGAACCTACGTCCCTCCTGAGGAGTGGAACAAACTCATCAGCGATCCCGACACCGTGGTCATTGATACACGCAATGACTATGAAACTATTCTCGGGACGTTCAAGGGAGCCGTTGATCCGGACACCCAGAACTTCCAACAGTTTCCTGAATGGGTCAAAAACTCAAAAGAAGTAAACGGACCCAACAAATCTAAGAAAATAGCTATGTTCTGCACTGGGGGCATTCGCTGCGAAAAAGCTTCAGCCTTGATGCTGGAAGAAGGCTATGAAGAAGTTTACCACCTACAAGGCGGAATTCTAAACTACCTAGAGAAAATACCAGAGAACGAGAGTCTATGGAAAGGCGAGTGCTTTGTCTTTGATGATCGTGTTTCAGTAGACCATAGCTTAGAGGCAGGCTGGGGACACGACCTCCCGGAAAAAACAAAGGACGTCCTCTCTGAGTATATGATCAATCAAGAAAAAAGCCGTAGCAGCTAA